In Acidobacteriota bacterium, the DNA window CGGCTGACGCCCGGTGAAAAGGCCGAACTCGGGGAGATCCTCGATCTCTACCGCACGGAACAGCTCCCCCTCGTCGTCCCGATCACCCTGATCCGGCACTACGTGCGCAAATACGACGAGGCCTATCTCCGGGACCAGGTGTACCTGAACCCGCACCCGGCCGAGCTGCGGCTGCGCAACCACGTGTGACGGACTCCGGGGCGCACCCGTGCCCGAAAGGGAACCGATGTCGGAAAAAGCGGGGAAAATGAAGATCCGGCGGTGGGCCGTCCCCCTCGGCAATTCCTTCCGGATCGCCGCCCGCACCCTCTGGGCGCACAAGCTCCGCTCGGCGCTCACGATCTTCGGCATCGTCATCGGGATCGCCGCCGTCGTCCTGATCGGCGCGACCCTCGCGGTCATCCGCGAGATCGCCGCCAGGAGCACCGCCCAGACCATCGGCGCGGACGCCTACACCATTTCCCGCGTCGCCGCCTCCGGCCGACTGAGCCGCAAGGAGCTGGCCGACAGGCTGCGGCGGAACCCGGAGCTCTACCGGCGGGAGGCCGAAGCCCTGGTGCGGCGGACGAGGGAAGACGCCCGCGCGGCCCCGGGACTGGCGGCCGTCGCCGACGTCAGGGCGGGCAACCGGACCTTCCTCTCGGCCTCCATCAACGGGTCCACCCCCGAAATCCAGTCGATCCGCAACATCGAACTCGGCTCGGGACGGTTCTTCACCGAGGCGGAAAGCCGGCGCTCGGCCCCCGTCATCGTCATCGGGCAGGACCTGGTCGACGAACTCTTCCCCGCCCGCGACCCGATCGGACGGAGCCTCCGGATCCGGGGGCGCGCTCTCGAGGTCATCGGGGTCCAGAAAAAGCAGGGGGCCAGTTT includes these proteins:
- a CDS encoding ABC transporter permease; amino-acid sequence: MSEKAGKMKIRRWAVPLGNSFRIAARTLWAHKLRSALTIFGIVIGIAAVVLIGATLAVIREIAARSTAQTIGADAYTISRVAASGRLSRKELADRLRRNPELYRREAEALVRRTREDARAAPGLAAVADVRAGNRTFLSASINGSTPEIQSIRNIELGSGRFFTEAESRRSAPVIVIGQDLVDELFPARDPIGRSLRIRGRALEVIGVQKKQGASFGSSLDRVAYMPIGTFEKMWGSRRSVTVYLQPRNPAALEESLERSRVALRLMRRLRPAQPDDFDILVPEADRDFLLRIIGIVGVAVIPISSLALLVAGIVVMNMMLVSVTERTREIGVRKSLGARNRDIFAEILFESAILTALGGAAGLALSLVGALGLGRAFGESVPVSGVYAALAIGISVLIGCGAGFFPAWIASRMTPVEALRHEN